Proteins encoded by one window of Antechinus flavipes isolate AdamAnt ecotype Samford, QLD, Australia chromosome 4, AdamAnt_v2, whole genome shotgun sequence:
- the PLCD3 gene encoding 1-phosphatidylinositol 4,5-bisphosphate phosphodiesterase delta-3 — protein sequence MPCSLWKRGNSRDPKTSFRIVVSHGGSPDGAGLRALKKMDLNEDEDVLAMLKGSQFCKIRSLKWQKIRFYRLQDDCMTVWFQRRFRRPKSHHVFSLQNIEAVRQGHQSEGLRRYGGAFPSGCCLTITFKGQRKNLDLAALTEEEAQRWVRGLAKLRARLDAMNQREKLDHWIHGYLHQADSDHDSKMSFKEIKNLLQMVNVTMDDMYAQQLFKECDSSRNARLEGAEIEEFLRRLLKRPELEQIFYRYSGEDLVLSAAELLEFLRDQGEEGATIANAQHLIHTYELNEKAKQHDLMMLDGFMMYLLSPEGAVLDPTHQGVYQDMSQPLSHYFISSSHNTYLTQSQIGGASSTEAYIRAFAQGCRCVELDCWDGPDGEPIIYHGHTLTSKILFRDVIHVVRDHAFSQSPYPVILSLENHCGMEQQSTMAHYLRTILGNMLVTETLDGKIPKELPSPEQLKGKILVKAKKQNVHQKKEVQSDLPDEDKESEFKLLKVKSFTKRRKSSTPKLGESGLSYIEEEGQDEQDEESEEEEEETETGNRNKESKRSSQISSELSDLVIYCCALKVEKVPRIHSQPCWVPSFTELKARKFIKEDGNSFVRHNTYHLCRVYPWGFKMTSANYNPQEMWNGGCQLVALNFQTPGYEMDLNNGRFLVNGKCGYVLKPDFLRQKDTTFDPEHPGPPQTTLIIKVLTAQQLPKLNKEKPNSIVDPLVWVEIYGVPRDCARKNTNYVLNNGFNPYWGETLKFTLRAPELALVRFVVKDYDAISSDDFVGQFTLPLCSLKQGYRHIHLYSEDGASLSPATLFVHIQIKNQ from the exons ACCTGAACGAAGATGAAGATGTGCTGGCTATGCTGAAGGGTTCACAGTTCTGCAAGATCAGGTCGCTCAAGTGGCAAAAGATCCGCTTCTATCGGCTGCAGGATGACTGTATGACCGTGTGGTTCCAGCGGCGCTTCCGACGTCCTAAATCTCATCACGTCT TCTCCTTGCAGAACATTGAGGCTGTCCGCCAGGGCCATCAGTCCGAGGGGCTGCGACGCTATGGGGGCGCCTTCCCCTCCGGCTGCTGCCTCACGATCACCTTCAAGGGCCAGCGCAAGAATCTGGACCTAGCGGCGCTCACCGAGGAGGAGGCGCAGCGCTGGGTGCGCGGCCTGGCCAAGCTCCGGGCGCGTCTGGACGCCATGAACCAGAGAGAAAAGCTTGACCA TTGGATCCATGGCTACCTACACCAGGCAGATTCAGACCATGACAGCAAGAtgagttttaaagaaataaaaaacctgCTCCAGATGGTGAATGTGACCATGGATGACATGTACGCCCAACAACTATTCAAG GAGTGTGACAGCTCTCGGAATGCGCGGCTCGAGGGCGCAGAAATCGAGGAGTTCCTCCGACGGCTATTGAAACGGCCCGAGCTGGAGCAAATCTTTTACCGCTATTCTGGGGAAGACCTGGTCCTGAGCGCTGCTGAGCTTCTGGAGTTCCTCCGCGACCAAGGAGAGGAGGGAGCCACGATAGCTAATGCTCAGCACCTGATCCATACCTATGAGCTTAATGAGAAAG CTAAACAGCACGACCTTATGATGCTGGATGGCTTCATGATGTACCTACTGTCACCGGAGGGCGCCGTCTTGGACCCCACCCACCAAGGCGTGTACCAGGACATGAGCCAACCCCTCTCTCATTACTTTATCTCCTCCTCCCACAACACCTACCTGACCCAGTCCCAGATCGGTGGCGCCAGCAGCACGGAGGCCTACATCAG GGCGTTTGCTCAGGGCTGCAGGTGTGTGGAGCTGGACTGTTGGGATGGGCCCGATGGAGAACCCATCATTTATCACGGGCACACGCTCACCTCCAAAATCCTCTTTCGGGATGTCATCCACGTCGTGCGGGACCACGCCTTCTCG CAATCTCCCTACCCTGTCATCTTGTCCCTGGAAAATCACTGTGGGATGGAGCAGCAGTCCACTATGGCCCACTACCTACGGACCATCCTGGGGAACATGCTGGTGACTGAAACTCTAGATGGGAAAATTCCCAAGGAACTGCCCTCTCCAGAG CAGCTGAAAGGCAAGATTTTAGTGAAAGCCAAGAAACAAAATGTTCATCAGAAAAAAGAAGTTCAGTCTGATCTGCCTGATGAGGACAAAGAAAGTGAATTTAAG TTGCTGAAAGTCAAATCATTCACAAAGAGAAGGAAATCATCCACTCCTAAGTTGGGAGAATCTGGCCTGTCTTACATAGAAGAAGAAGGACAGGATGAAcaagatgaggaatctgaggaggaagaggaagagacagagactggAAATCGAAATAAAGAG AGCAAGAGAAGCTCCCAAATTTCCTCTGAGCTCTCAGATTTGGTTATTTACTGCTGTGCCTTAAAAGTTGAGAAAGTGCCTAGAATCCACTCTCAACCCTGCTGGGTTCCCTCTTTCACTGAGCTCAAAGCCAGGAAATTCATCAAAGAAGATG GAAACAGCTTTGTTCGACATAACACTTACCACCTATGCAGAGTCTATCCATGGGGGTTCAAGATGACTTCTGCCAATTATAACCCCCAGGAGATGTGGAATGGGGGCTGCCAGCTGG TGGCCTTGAACTTCCAGACTCCTGGATATGAGATGGACCTGAATAACGGTCGCTTCCTGGTGAATGGAAAATGTGGTTATGTCCTGAAACCTGACTTTTTGCGGCAAAAAGACACAACCTTTGACCCCGAACACCCTGGGCCCCCCCAGACCACCCTTATTATCAAG GTGTTAACAGCTCAGCAATTGCCCAAGTTGAACAAAGAGAAGCCAAATTCTATTGTGGACCCACTGGTTTGGGTGGAGATCTATGGGGTACCTAGGGACTGTGCCCGGAAAAACACTAACTATGTACTCAACAATG GATTTAACCCTTACTGGGGTGAAACGCTCAAGTTCACCCTCCGGGCCCCAGAGCTGGCCTTGGTCCGATTTGTAGTGAAAGATTATGATGCCATATCCTCCGATGATTTCGTGGGCCAATTCACCCTGCCCTTGTGCAGCCTAAAGCAAG GGTACCGACACATTCACTTGTACTCTGAGGATGGAGCTTCTCTGTCTCCAGCCACACTCTTTGTCCACATTCAGATCAAAAATCAGTGA